Proteins encoded within one genomic window of Amycolatopsis sp. 2-15:
- a CDS encoding glycoside hydrolase family 2 protein — protein sequence MTQLNRRRFLSGGIAIAGGGALGALGLSGTADAAPGGTAGARPLHLDGREITSGWTFTAADTTTTPGDRFASAQHLTGLKPAVVPGTPLTSMIANGEYPDPLYGHIVTDTVPDTLKDTGYWYRVAFAVPRLIPGQRFWLRFDGINYLGTIWLNGTEVGTVAGAFKRSVFDVTDIIANAGGTAYLAVLVGKLDYADPPSAPSYASGVTRGGRNGGKTGITLQNGPTFFCTAGWDWLPTIPDRDLGIWQPVTWSTTGPVRLTDVRVDPTLSADLRTADVTVDLALDSAFDTAKAVVLKGSLDGHDFERTVTVPAGTSTVTLTPKDLACLRLDRPKLWWPNGYGDPYRYRFTIAVESGRQVCDERTVDFGVRRIEYTKPVTSPSGATVDGLAITVNNQPILVMGGNWGLDEALKRIPRQRLRDQVRLHRDANLNLIRNWNGQSSTEDFFEACDEYGILVWQDFFCSTEGPPPADVARDLDNIRDCIVRFRNHPSILLWCGGNEGPPPQPLIDGLDALVAELDPKRAALTSSAGDTGKDPIGGYSSGGPYHWVTPSTHFSLNDGTKWPPFHNEVGSYSIPTLEFIRKMLPEASWEHPDDFWADRDVNGNGGNGGGAGYLELTAQRYGEVLNLPDFARKSQLMNYECIKAIYEAHAANMLSAAPGKPYPRTGVIMWMTNPAQPSFVWQMYTHDLEAHSAFYAVQHACRRVNVILDRQTLDVVVANHTRAAVRGTVDVTLYALNGAAFARASLRIPGAGASDHTMIGTIAPQLNTAPDDVAFVRLSLKDSHGTELVRTFSWVENPVRPTGFASLDAAPAPAVSVVADARRGRDELDLTVKVENIGHAVALMLHLQVYDTRTGERVLPATFSDNYLNLAGGESSTVRVQLTDEQARRHPDLGVRIDGWKLDQHASRLRGHGVAVTFNQTALSTHPPAKTFGG from the coding sequence GTGACCCAGCTGAATCGCAGGCGGTTTCTGTCCGGTGGGATCGCGATCGCCGGTGGTGGCGCTCTCGGCGCACTCGGGCTGTCGGGCACGGCCGACGCGGCGCCGGGCGGCACGGCAGGCGCGCGTCCCCTCCACCTCGACGGACGCGAGATCACCAGTGGCTGGACCTTCACCGCGGCCGACACGACGACGACGCCCGGGGACCGGTTCGCCAGTGCCCAGCACCTCACGGGGCTGAAGCCGGCAGTCGTGCCGGGGACGCCGCTCACGAGCATGATCGCCAACGGCGAGTACCCCGATCCCTTGTACGGCCACATCGTGACCGACACGGTCCCGGACACCCTCAAGGACACCGGCTACTGGTACCGGGTCGCGTTCGCCGTGCCGCGGCTGATCCCGGGCCAGCGGTTCTGGCTTCGGTTCGACGGCATCAACTACCTGGGGACCATCTGGCTCAACGGCACCGAAGTCGGCACCGTCGCGGGTGCGTTCAAGCGGAGTGTCTTCGACGTCACGGACATCATCGCGAACGCCGGCGGCACGGCGTACCTGGCGGTGCTGGTCGGCAAGCTGGACTACGCCGACCCTCCGTCGGCGCCGAGCTACGCCAGCGGGGTGACGCGCGGCGGGCGCAACGGTGGCAAGACCGGGATCACCTTGCAGAACGGGCCGACGTTCTTCTGCACGGCAGGCTGGGACTGGCTGCCGACCATCCCCGATCGGGACCTGGGCATCTGGCAGCCGGTCACCTGGTCCACCACCGGCCCGGTCCGGTTGACCGACGTGCGCGTCGATCCGACGCTGTCGGCCGATCTGCGCACGGCCGACGTCACGGTCGACCTCGCTCTCGACAGCGCGTTCGACACTGCGAAAGCGGTGGTGCTGAAGGGATCCCTCGACGGTCACGACTTCGAGCGGACCGTCACCGTGCCGGCCGGGACGTCCACGGTCACGCTGACGCCGAAAGACCTCGCCTGCCTGCGTCTGGACCGCCCGAAGCTGTGGTGGCCCAACGGATACGGCGACCCCTACCGCTATCGGTTCACGATCGCGGTGGAGTCCGGCCGGCAGGTCTGCGACGAGCGGACGGTGGACTTCGGTGTGCGGCGGATCGAGTACACCAAGCCGGTCACGTCACCGTCGGGCGCGACCGTCGACGGCCTGGCGATCACCGTCAACAACCAGCCGATCCTCGTGATGGGCGGCAACTGGGGCTTGGACGAGGCGCTCAAACGCATTCCGCGCCAACGGCTGCGCGACCAGGTGCGGCTGCACCGCGACGCCAACCTCAACCTGATCCGGAACTGGAACGGGCAAAGCAGCACCGAAGACTTCTTCGAGGCGTGCGACGAGTACGGCATTCTCGTGTGGCAGGACTTCTTCTGCTCGACCGAAGGCCCGCCGCCGGCGGACGTCGCCCGCGACCTGGACAACATCCGCGACTGCATCGTGCGGTTCCGCAACCACCCGTCGATCCTGCTCTGGTGCGGTGGCAACGAAGGCCCGCCGCCGCAGCCGCTCATCGACGGCCTGGACGCGCTGGTGGCCGAGCTCGACCCGAAACGCGCGGCGCTGACCAGCTCGGCCGGGGACACCGGCAAGGACCCCATCGGCGGGTACAGCTCCGGCGGGCCGTACCACTGGGTCACCCCCAGCACCCACTTTTCGTTGAACGACGGCACGAAATGGCCCCCCTTCCACAACGAGGTCGGCTCGTACTCGATCCCGACGCTGGAGTTCATCCGGAAGATGCTCCCCGAGGCGTCGTGGGAGCATCCGGACGACTTCTGGGCCGACCGCGATGTCAACGGAAACGGGGGCAACGGCGGCGGCGCCGGGTACCTCGAGCTCACCGCGCAGCGCTACGGCGAAGTGCTGAACCTCCCGGACTTCGCCCGCAAGTCGCAGCTGATGAACTACGAGTGCATCAAGGCGATCTACGAGGCGCACGCTGCGAACATGCTCAGTGCCGCGCCGGGCAAGCCCTACCCGCGCACCGGAGTCATCATGTGGATGACCAATCCCGCGCAGCCCAGTTTCGTCTGGCAGATGTACACCCACGACCTCGAGGCGCATTCGGCGTTCTACGCGGTCCAGCACGCGTGCCGGCGCGTCAACGTGATCCTCGACCGCCAGACCCTCGACGTGGTGGTGGCCAATCACACCCGAGCGGCCGTGCGGGGCACCGTCGACGTCACTCTCTACGCCCTGAACGGGGCCGCGTTCGCTCGCGCCTCCCTGCGCATTCCCGGGGCGGGCGCGTCCGACCACACCATGATCGGGACCATCGCGCCACAGCTCAACACCGCGCCCGACGACGTCGCCTTCGTCCGGCTGTCCCTCAAGGACTCGCACGGTACGGAACTGGTCCGCACCTTCTCCTGGGTCGAGAACCCGGTGCGGCCCACGGGATTCGCGAGCCTGGACGCCGCGCCCGCGCCCGCCGTCTCCGTCGTGGCCGACGCGCGACGCGGGCGGGACGAGCTCGACCTGACCGTGAAGGTCGAGAACATCGGCCACGCCGTGGCACTGATGCTGCACCTGCAGGTCTACGACACCCGGACCGGCGAACGCGTCCTGCCGGCCACGTTCAGCGACAACTACCTGAACCTGGCCGGCGGCGAGTCGAGCACCGTCCGCGTGCAGCTGACCGACGAGCAGGCCCGGCGCCACCCCGACCTCGGCGTGCGGATCGACGGCTGGAAGCTCGACCAGCACGCCTCCCGCCTGCGGGGCCACGGCGTGGCCGTCACCTTCAACCAGACCGCGCTGTCCACCCATCCCCCGGCGAAGACCTTCGGCGGGTGA
- the thpD gene encoding ectoine hydroxylase, producing the protein MTVTERTTEDRYPTRLPHAADLVARADPTVWPGRIPGPFTVDDLAGFDRHGYLVVKNLLGTDEVTSLQTEAARLADDSSADDPRVIREKRSGAVRSVFQVHRTSTVISALVRNPAVLDRARQILGSEVYVHQSRINFMPGFTGEGFYWHSDFETWHAEDGLPAPRAVSMSLALSTNFPYNGGLMVIPGSHRTFVPCIGETPADHYQASLREQEIGVPARHDIEQLARPHGIDQFTGPAGSALWFDSNVLHGSGNNITPFPRSNVFVVFNSVENTPVEPFAAPARRPDYVAERDFTPLDDARR; encoded by the coding sequence ATGACGGTGACCGAACGCACGACCGAAGACCGCTACCCCACCAGGCTCCCGCATGCCGCCGACCTGGTGGCACGCGCCGATCCCACGGTGTGGCCGGGCCGAATACCCGGACCGTTCACTGTGGACGACCTTGCCGGCTTCGACCGTCACGGCTACCTGGTCGTGAAAAACCTGCTGGGCACCGATGAGGTGACTTCCTTGCAAACGGAGGCGGCCCGGCTCGCCGACGACTCCTCCGCCGACGACCCGCGAGTGATCCGCGAAAAGCGCTCCGGCGCCGTCCGCTCGGTTTTCCAGGTGCACCGGACCAGCACGGTCATCAGCGCGCTTGTCCGGAACCCCGCCGTCCTGGATCGCGCGCGACAGATTCTCGGGTCCGAAGTGTACGTCCACCAGAGCCGGATCAACTTCATGCCCGGCTTCACCGGCGAGGGCTTCTACTGGCACTCTGACTTCGAGACATGGCACGCCGAAGACGGTTTGCCGGCGCCCCGCGCGGTCAGCATGTCCCTGGCCCTGTCGACGAACTTCCCCTACAACGGCGGGTTGATGGTGATCCCGGGGTCGCACCGCACATTTGTCCCCTGCATCGGCGAAACCCCGGCCGACCACTACCAGGCCTCGTTGCGCGAGCAGGAAATCGGCGTCCCCGCCCGCCACGACATCGAACAGCTGGCCCGCCCCCACGGCATCGACCAGTTCACCGGCCCGGCCGGCAGCGCCCTGTGGTTCGACTCGAACGTCCTGCACGGCTCGGGCAACAACATCACGCCGTTCCCGCGCTCCAACGTCTTCGTGGTGTTCAACAGCGTCGAGAACACGCCCGTCGAACCGTTCGCCGCCCCGGCCCGCCGCCCGGACTACGTGGCAGAACGGGACTTCACTCCGCTGGACGACGCTCGCCGTTGA
- a CDS encoding ABC transporter ATP-binding protein: MLTVSDLLTRAGSFQLGPLDLTVRAGSVLVVLGPSGAGKSVLLDTIAGFRTPRRGRVRLDGEDITGRPADLRGIGVVFQDAALFPHLSVRDNVGFAPALRGQRRSPEIDELLARFGIAHLARRAPRSLSGGERQRVALARALAARPAALLLDEPLSALDQPVREELREVLRATLRDLAVPAIHVTHDRDEALRLADDLAILDAGTLRQTGPADELTRHPTDAVTARLLGWAALGPAREDTDCVHVGDLPIDPTVLGNGAVLGNGATRGTVYYRPEEVRIGGRDRLSYHALRARAQVVEVVRTVPLARVLLGTTPPLTALVLHRDLDDLDDLDDLSGEVEVTVPGHALRIIEAGTPPPPA; the protein is encoded by the coding sequence GTGCTTACCGTGTCCGACCTGCTCACCCGCGCGGGCTCCTTCCAGCTCGGGCCGCTGGACCTCACCGTTCGAGCCGGCAGCGTCCTGGTCGTGCTCGGGCCCTCCGGCGCGGGCAAGAGCGTGCTGCTCGACACCATCGCCGGGTTCCGCACCCCTCGACGCGGCCGGGTGCGCCTCGACGGCGAGGACATCACCGGCCGGCCCGCCGACCTTCGCGGGATCGGCGTGGTGTTCCAGGACGCCGCCCTGTTTCCCCATCTGTCCGTTCGCGACAATGTCGGCTTCGCACCCGCGTTGCGGGGACAGCGGCGCAGCCCGGAAATCGACGAACTGCTCGCCAGGTTCGGCATCGCGCACCTCGCCCGCCGCGCGCCACGCTCGCTCAGCGGCGGGGAACGGCAACGAGTCGCGTTGGCCCGAGCCCTCGCCGCCCGGCCGGCCGCGCTCCTGCTGGACGAACCCCTCTCGGCACTCGACCAGCCCGTCCGGGAGGAGCTGCGCGAGGTGCTGCGCGCGACGCTGCGCGACCTCGCCGTGCCCGCCATCCACGTCACGCACGACCGCGACGAAGCGCTCCGCCTCGCCGACGACCTGGCCATCCTCGACGCCGGCACCCTCCGCCAGACCGGGCCCGCGGACGAGCTCACGCGCCATCCCACCGACGCGGTCACCGCACGCCTGCTCGGCTGGGCCGCGCTCGGCCCCGCCCGCGAGGACACCGACTGCGTCCACGTCGGTGACCTGCCGATCGACCCCACGGTTCTCGGCAACGGCGCGGTTCTCGGCAACGGCGCGACACGGGGAACGGTGTACTACCGGCCGGAGGAAGTCCGCATCGGTGGTCGGGATCGCCTCTCGTACCACGCGCTTCGGGCGCGCGCTCAGGTCGTCGAGGTGGTCCGGACCGTGCCGCTCGCCCGGGTCTTGCTCGGAACCACACCACCGTTGACCGCGCTCGTGCTGCATCGTGACCTCGACGACCTCGACGACCTCGACGACCTCAGCGGCGAGGTGGAAGTCACCGTGCCCGGCCATGCGCTGCGCATCATCGAGGCCGGCACACCTCCGCCTCCGGCGTGA
- a CDS encoding ABC transporter permease, translating into MTRGLFPALLWVASGVLLGFILLPVLGLVTATSPGGLRDAAVNEEIRDAVLLSVQDAAITAVIATVLGVPLACLLARRRFPGHALVQAIVDLPLAIPHTVAGIALLFVFGRTGWLGAPLQPVGLSFYGTQAGIIVAMLFVSAPFAVNSARVAFEALDPNVERAARSLGASPGQTFRRVSLPLAWRGILTGAVLVYARSISEFGAVVILAYYPATAPVAIYNLFLSAGLAESASAAVLLLLVALATFLVLRTLASGWLVAGTTRPRR; encoded by the coding sequence GTGACGCGGGGGCTGTTCCCGGCGCTGTTGTGGGTTGCCAGCGGGGTGCTGCTCGGGTTCATCCTGCTGCCCGTGCTCGGACTGGTGACGGCGACGTCGCCCGGCGGCCTCCGCGACGCCGCGGTCAACGAGGAGATCCGGGACGCGGTGCTGCTGAGCGTGCAGGACGCCGCTATCACCGCGGTGATAGCGACCGTGCTCGGTGTTCCGCTGGCCTGCTTGCTCGCCCGGCGGCGGTTTCCCGGGCATGCCCTGGTGCAGGCGATCGTGGATCTGCCGCTGGCGATTCCGCACACGGTCGCCGGGATAGCCCTGCTGTTCGTGTTCGGTCGCACCGGCTGGCTCGGCGCTCCACTGCAACCCGTGGGGTTGTCGTTCTACGGGACGCAGGCCGGGATCATCGTGGCGATGCTGTTCGTCAGCGCGCCGTTCGCCGTCAACAGTGCCCGGGTCGCGTTCGAAGCCCTGGACCCCAACGTGGAACGCGCCGCCCGGAGCCTGGGCGCCTCTCCGGGGCAGACGTTCCGGCGGGTCAGCCTCCCGCTGGCCTGGCGCGGAATCCTGACCGGCGCAGTGCTCGTGTACGCCCGCTCGATCAGCGAGTTCGGTGCCGTCGTCATCCTCGCCTACTACCCGGCCACCGCGCCGGTCGCGATCTACAACCTGTTCTTGTCCGCGGGGCTCGCCGAATCCGCATCGGCGGCGGTGCTGCTCCTGCTCGTCGCCCTGGCCACGTTTCTCGTGCTGCGCACGCTCGCCTCCGGGTGGCTCGTCGCCGGCACCACCCGGCCCAGGCGGTGA
- a CDS encoding extracellular solute-binding protein gives MRRGFGLRFLVIGAVAVVAACGSSPPAPSAPASGSAVPVAGTLIVNGAGTLAKPFTAMIAAFKAQNPGVAVQSRFAGSVEVMRGIAELHNPVDVLGVADYSLIPSKMYGANGGTQFANWYVGFASNRITFAYTDQSKGAAGLTADNWHQVLAQPGVKVGRSNPDTDPSGYQTLQMLALAQNYYHQPNLSAGVLANSPPETMVGTETQLLPAVSTGQIDYLGIYRSDALQHHLKFLDLPSRIDLSDPAQAATYATVSVPTSSGARTGKPIVYALTVPTNAPNAEAGLRFVEFVLSPAGQKIMRDNGFTVVSPAVAGAANGAQVPASVRPQTVPAELPEG, from the coding sequence ATGCGACGTGGCTTCGGGCTCAGGTTCCTGGTAATCGGTGCGGTGGCTGTGGTGGCCGCGTGCGGGTCGTCGCCGCCGGCGCCGTCGGCTCCGGCGAGTGGTTCCGCCGTCCCGGTTGCCGGCACCTTGATCGTGAACGGGGCGGGCACGTTGGCCAAGCCGTTCACGGCGATGATCGCGGCGTTCAAGGCGCAGAACCCGGGCGTGGCGGTGCAGTCGCGCTTCGCCGGGAGCGTCGAGGTGATGCGGGGCATCGCCGAGCTGCACAACCCGGTCGACGTGCTGGGTGTAGCGGACTACTCGCTGATCCCGTCGAAGATGTACGGCGCGAACGGCGGCACGCAGTTCGCGAACTGGTACGTCGGGTTCGCCTCGAACCGCATCACCTTCGCCTACACCGACCAGAGCAAGGGCGCGGCCGGCCTCACGGCGGACAACTGGCACCAGGTGCTGGCACAGCCGGGGGTGAAGGTCGGACGGTCCAATCCGGACACCGACCCGTCGGGGTATCAGACACTGCAGATGCTCGCGCTGGCGCAGAACTACTACCACCAGCCGAACCTGTCGGCCGGGGTGCTGGCGAATTCGCCGCCCGAGACGATGGTCGGCACCGAGACACAGCTGTTGCCCGCGGTGTCCACCGGGCAGATCGACTACCTGGGGATCTACCGATCCGACGCGTTGCAACACCACCTGAAATTCCTCGACCTGCCGAGCCGGATCGACTTGTCCGACCCGGCGCAAGCCGCGACGTACGCGACGGTCAGCGTGCCGACGTCCTCAGGTGCCCGGACGGGCAAGCCGATCGTGTACGCGCTGACCGTGCCGACCAACGCGCCCAACGCGGAGGCGGGCCTGAGGTTCGTCGAGTTCGTGCTCTCCCCGGCGGGGCAGAAGATCATGCGCGACAACGGGTTCACCGTGGTCAGCCCGGCGGTCGCCGGTGCCGCCAACGGCGCGCAGGTGCCTGCCTCGGTGCGGCCGCAGACCGTGCCGGCCGAACTGCCTGAGGGCTGA
- a CDS encoding polyketide cyclase — MLGDRWGVSDSEIVRSYPCDDFVTSPALQAWRGVGVRAPSEAVWPWVTQVRLAPYSYDWIDNLGRRSPRELVDLPEPHVGEKFTTAGGRRLGRIVSVDPGEQLTSVIMGAYMSYVLVPQDPDRTRLLFKLVMQTNRWVARGLSVGDLIMARRQLLNLKLLAERHRAEV; from the coding sequence ATGCTCGGTGACCGATGGGGTGTCAGCGACAGCGAGATCGTGCGCTCCTACCCATGCGACGACTTCGTCACCTCACCCGCGCTGCAGGCCTGGCGGGGCGTGGGTGTGCGGGCGCCTTCGGAAGCGGTGTGGCCCTGGGTCACACAGGTGCGGCTTGCCCCCTACTCATACGACTGGATCGACAACCTGGGCCGCCGCTCACCTCGCGAGCTGGTGGATCTCCCCGAGCCGCACGTCGGTGAAAAGTTCACGACCGCCGGCGGGCGCAGACTGGGCCGGATCGTCTCGGTCGATCCCGGGGAACAGCTGACCAGCGTCATCATGGGCGCCTACATGTCCTACGTCCTCGTGCCACAGGATCCCGACAGGACGCGCCTGCTGTTCAAGCTTGTCATGCAAACCAACCGCTGGGTGGCTCGCGGGCTGTCCGTCGGCGACCTGATCATGGCCCGACGGCAGTTGCTCAACCTGAAGCTCCTCGCGGAGCGGCACCGCGCCGAAGTGTGA
- a CDS encoding S1C family serine protease, with translation MRLHDMNNDNAEPDPLDAYSAIVTSVAAQLTPRVAALAVRSRNGESAGSAVVLTAESHLITNSHVISGGDHGTAEFADGTVARFDVVGSDPLSDIAVIRADREIPAPPEYGDADTLLVGSLVVAVGNPLGLAGTVTAGVVSALGRSIPARTRTAARLIENVIQTDAALNPGNSGGALADSHARIIGISTAVAGFGLGLAVPINTTTHRIVHALMHDGRVRRAYLGLVTTPAPLTPVQAERFGQRTALRIVEVVDDSPAARSGLKPADLVLAVDGDQLPDAQSLQKRLFSEAIGRQMEVTVLRNSALVDVIAEPAELTD, from the coding sequence ATGCGTTTGCACGATATGAACAACGACAACGCGGAGCCGGACCCGCTGGACGCCTACTCGGCAATCGTCACCTCCGTCGCCGCGCAGCTCACACCCCGCGTGGCGGCGTTGGCCGTCCGCTCCCGCAACGGGGAATCCGCCGGGTCGGCCGTCGTCCTGACCGCCGAATCCCATCTGATTACCAACTCACACGTCATTTCCGGTGGCGACCACGGCACCGCGGAGTTCGCCGACGGCACCGTCGCGCGCTTCGACGTCGTCGGCAGCGATCCCCTCTCCGACATCGCCGTCATCCGCGCCGACAGGGAAATCCCCGCCCCACCGGAATACGGCGACGCCGACACCCTTCTCGTCGGCTCCCTCGTCGTCGCCGTCGGCAACCCGCTCGGCCTGGCCGGCACCGTCACCGCCGGAGTGGTCAGCGCCCTCGGCCGCAGCATTCCGGCCCGCACCCGCACCGCCGCGCGGCTGATCGAGAACGTCATCCAGACCGACGCCGCGCTCAACCCCGGCAACTCCGGCGGCGCGCTGGCCGACAGCCACGCCCGGATCATCGGCATCAGCACCGCCGTCGCCGGCTTCGGCCTCGGGCTGGCCGTCCCCATCAACACCACCACCCACCGCATCGTCCACGCACTGATGCACGACGGCCGAGTCCGCCGCGCCTACCTCGGCCTGGTGACCACGCCGGCGCCCCTGACCCCGGTCCAAGCCGAACGATTCGGGCAGCGCACCGCGTTGCGCATCGTCGAGGTGGTGGACGACAGCCCCGCCGCCCGCAGCGGACTGAAGCCGGCCGACCTGGTCCTCGCCGTCGACGGCGACCAGCTCCCCGACGCCCAGTCACTCCAGAAACGTCTGTTCTCCGAAGCCATCGGCCGGCAGATGGAAGTCACCGTCCTCCGCAACAGCGCCCTCGTCGACGTGATCGCGGAACCCGCCGAGCTCACGGACTGA
- a CDS encoding VOC family protein: protein MTFVRRFDHVGITVADLDAVTAFFVSLGLEADPKMAVEGEFLDTVIGMTGARTEIVMLRPPGGGTTLELSSFTRPDHLPGSPAAQANELGLRNVAFEVHDLHAAVDHAAADGYGLVGDIADYEGVWRMAYIRGPEGIIVSLAERLDK, encoded by the coding sequence ATGACCTTCGTAAGGCGCTTCGACCATGTCGGCATCACCGTCGCCGACCTCGACGCCGTGACCGCGTTCTTCGTCAGCCTCGGGCTGGAGGCCGACCCGAAGATGGCCGTCGAAGGCGAGTTCCTGGACACGGTGATCGGCATGACCGGCGCCCGCACCGAGATCGTCATGCTGCGACCGCCCGGCGGAGGAACGACCTTGGAACTCTCGAGCTTCACGCGCCCGGACCATCTGCCGGGTTCGCCGGCCGCGCAGGCCAACGAGCTGGGCCTGCGCAACGTCGCCTTCGAGGTGCACGACCTGCACGCCGCCGTCGACCACGCCGCAGCCGACGGCTACGGCCTGGTGGGAGACATCGCCGACTACGAGGGCGTGTGGCGGATGGCCTACATCCGCGGGCCCGAAGGAATCATCGTCTCGCTGGCCGAACGCCTCGACAAGTAA
- a CDS encoding transposase, with the protein MTAPRRDLRLMQQQAGEVDGRLAAPRRTARSADQLVPQFLDFCKQLRRRFPTGKLYLVSDNYGPHGKAEVRDWCAANDIELIYTPTNASWLNWIECEFTAVRYFTLDGSDYPSHAAQEAAITGYLRWRNRHSHPKRHFAINSKIRRPDYLPNVA; encoded by the coding sequence ATGACTGCGCCGCGCCGCGATCTGCGGTTGATGCAGCAACAGGCCGGAGAGGTGGACGGCCGGCTCGCGGCCCCCAGGCGCACCGCGAGGTCGGCCGATCAGCTGGTGCCGCAGTTCCTCGACTTCTGCAAGCAACTGCGCCGCCGCTTCCCGACCGGGAAGCTCTACCTGGTCAGCGACAACTACGGACCACACGGCAAGGCCGAGGTCCGGGACTGGTGCGCGGCCAACGACATCGAACTGATCTACACACCCACCAACGCGTCCTGGCTGAACTGGATCGAGTGCGAGTTCACCGCGGTCCGCTACTTCACCCTCGACGGCAGCGACTACCCCAGCCACGCCGCCCAGGAAGCCGCCATCACCGGCTACCTCCGCTGGCGCAACCGCCACAGCCACCCCAAACGCCACTTCGCCATCAACTCCAAAATCCGCCGCCCCGATTACCTACCCAACGTTGCTTGA
- a CDS encoding LLM class flavin-dependent oxidoreductase, whose protein sequence is MDENVVKPNPIRDSANKLKLSIFGMNGGGASFTFHPDRFSGDCEATARLAKRADELGIEGFVSASRWHPFGGDGHYSGDVMETLSWAGAVASITERISVISTVPITLVNPAFVGVRQTVVLDRELRSRERILHGQKRDFTTASPAVPAGPAERGRLTTRPPLRGPARRSRLHHPGRPGSPRGQGRATAPTPSSARRPTSRRAWANCRTPASTA, encoded by the coding sequence GTGGACGAAAACGTCGTCAAGCCCAATCCCATTCGGGACTCGGCCAACAAGCTCAAGCTGAGCATCTTCGGCATGAACGGCGGGGGTGCTTCCTTCACCTTTCACCCGGACCGGTTCTCCGGCGACTGCGAAGCCACCGCACGATTGGCGAAACGGGCGGACGAGCTCGGCATCGAAGGGTTCGTCTCCGCGTCGCGCTGGCACCCCTTCGGTGGCGACGGGCACTACTCCGGTGACGTCATGGAGACCCTCAGCTGGGCCGGTGCCGTCGCCTCGATCACCGAGCGGATCAGCGTCATCAGCACCGTGCCGATCACACTCGTCAACCCGGCGTTCGTCGGTGTTCGACAAACTGTGGTCCTCGACCGAGAGCTTCGATCTCGAGAACGAATCCTTCACGGTCAAAAACGCGATTTCACAACCGCGTCCCCTGCAGTCCCGGCCGGTCCTGCTGAACGCGGGCGGCTCACCACGCGGCCGCCACTTCGCGGCCCAGCACGCCGAAGTCGCCTTCACCATCCCGGACGACCCGGATCCCCGCGCGGTCAAGGCCGGGCTACGGCGCCTACCCCCTCGTCGGCACGGCGACCGACATCGCGACGCGCATGGGCGAACTGTCGGACGCCGGCGTCGACGGCCTGA